A portion of the Paenibacillus marchantiae genome contains these proteins:
- a CDS encoding YqeG family HAD IIIA-type phosphatase, which yields MFEMLMPKLRVDTVFDINLEELYAQGYRGIITDLDNTLVGAKAPDATPELIEWFARVKEAGFQLMIVSNNNLNRVSLFATPLDIQFVHSARKPSNVPFRRAMKMMELTPEKTIVVGDQMLTDVYGGNRLGLYTVLVLPISIGDEGFMTRFNRRVERIALTSLRKKGLWLEEEKKK from the coding sequence TTGTTTGAAATGTTAATGCCCAAGCTGCGTGTAGACACGGTTTTTGACATTAATCTGGAAGAGCTATACGCTCAAGGCTACCGTGGAATTATAACTGATCTGGACAATACACTCGTTGGGGCGAAAGCTCCTGATGCCACGCCCGAACTGATTGAGTGGTTCGCACGTGTCAAAGAGGCTGGTTTCCAGCTCATGATTGTGTCCAATAACAATTTGAATCGTGTATCCCTGTTTGCGACGCCACTGGATATCCAGTTTGTGCATAGTGCACGCAAACCATCGAATGTTCCGTTTCGTAGAGCAATGAAGATGATGGAGTTAACTCCTGAAAAAACGATTGTGGTAGGCGATCAGATGCTTACAGATGTCTATGGAGGGAATCGACTGGGACTCTATACGGTTCTGGTATTGCCGATCTCCATTGGAGATGAAGGCTTCATGACCCGCTTCAATCGGCGCGTGGAACGGATTGCTCTAACGAGTTTGCGCAAGAAAGGCTTATGGCTTGAGGAGGAAAAGAAGAAATGA
- a CDS encoding transglutaminase TgpA family protein produces MSTKGKELTVGRRSWYHAASLLWIFLIGMQWISFTQESWYTETTSLVLWTLAAVSILEVILPFKIMIRTIIKAVVLVYILHKTLIDYTVYIPYGTLMERTEQFVLHLAPYIWFSLCAWVMLEAALRLVTTTRRILVFLGINIISMGILDSFTQFPLWIEIAWVMFAGMGWLVCQHFRNFQLQYPQGWKRIIRHPYKILANIAIIFSLIIVASVNMPEVPPTLTDPYTAWRNYTGSSGSQTGNGTLDIPTATESGYSREDNQLGGGFNFDYTPVMSVTTNERSYWRGETRAEYTGTGWDDRGRGATEDVEAGQALENDEPGNVTTKQVTQKVTMLNDNVYPILFGAYSISKVTSVNGEANSDRMLWNPEQAELHVVTDRQQPQYPKTYTIVSEAPVIVEDELRTKSFDDLYTSNPADDMYLQLPSRFPDRVTDLATEITASANTPYEKVALLQNYLQQNFDYTNNPDLSRKVSSDFVEGFLFDIREGYCDYFSTALVMMARSEGIPARWVKGYAPGQLSLNSDMQAPRQPGAEIETTYTVTNADAHSWAEVYFGEYGWIPVEATPGFDMPLLTEQPDVQPVDEPEEQPEEEPVKEEEQTPAPEQASSSIPTFVIWVAGAIIVLWVAYMFWRNRLSLRFFVLRLRTGGPLTPEQKVVAETERWIRYAKRKGLTRSGDETLRESVTRWSQLKPAAAATLHELLAKFEQTRYSPASVTADDWKAVYQTASKLRKELKAERA; encoded by the coding sequence ATGAGTACTAAAGGCAAAGAGCTGACAGTGGGGAGAAGATCCTGGTATCATGCGGCTTCGTTGCTCTGGATTTTCCTGATTGGCATGCAGTGGATATCATTCACACAGGAATCCTGGTATACCGAGACCACTTCATTGGTGCTGTGGACGCTCGCAGCGGTCAGTATTCTGGAAGTGATTCTGCCTTTCAAAATAATGATTCGAACCATAATCAAGGCGGTTGTCCTTGTATATATTTTGCATAAGACATTAATCGATTACACCGTTTATATTCCTTACGGCACGTTAATGGAGCGTACAGAGCAATTTGTGCTGCACCTGGCACCTTACATCTGGTTCTCCCTGTGCGCGTGGGTGATGCTTGAAGCTGCCCTGCGCCTGGTGACTACAACGCGCCGAATTCTCGTTTTTCTGGGCATTAACATTATCTCGATGGGAATTCTCGACTCCTTTACCCAGTTTCCACTCTGGATTGAAATCGCCTGGGTTATGTTTGCAGGAATGGGATGGCTGGTATGTCAGCACTTCCGTAATTTCCAACTGCAATATCCACAAGGGTGGAAGCGAATTATCCGACATCCCTACAAAATTCTGGCCAACATTGCCATCATATTCTCTTTGATTATCGTAGCCAGTGTGAATATGCCGGAAGTTCCTCCTACCTTGACGGATCCTTATACCGCGTGGCGTAACTACACCGGAAGTTCGGGGAGTCAGACAGGCAACGGCACACTGGACATTCCGACAGCTACCGAGTCAGGGTACAGCAGGGAAGACAACCAGCTTGGCGGAGGGTTTAACTTCGACTATACACCTGTCATGTCTGTCACTACCAATGAGCGCAGTTACTGGCGTGGTGAGACGCGGGCAGAGTATACGGGAACAGGCTGGGATGATCGCGGACGAGGTGCGACAGAGGATGTTGAGGCGGGACAAGCACTGGAGAATGATGAACCCGGAAATGTAACCACCAAGCAAGTCACTCAGAAAGTGACGATGTTGAATGATAACGTGTATCCGATCCTCTTTGGAGCCTATTCCATCTCGAAAGTCACATCTGTCAATGGTGAGGCAAATTCAGACCGGATGTTATGGAATCCAGAGCAGGCAGAACTTCATGTCGTAACAGACCGTCAGCAACCGCAATATCCAAAGACGTATACGATTGTATCGGAAGCGCCAGTTATTGTGGAAGATGAACTTCGTACCAAATCTTTTGATGATCTGTATACGAGCAATCCGGCAGATGATATGTACCTGCAGCTGCCATCCAGATTCCCAGATCGGGTGACGGACCTGGCCACTGAAATTACAGCATCGGCAAATACGCCGTATGAAAAAGTGGCATTACTGCAAAACTATTTACAACAAAATTTTGATTACACAAACAATCCGGATTTATCCCGAAAAGTAAGCAGTGACTTTGTTGAAGGATTTTTGTTTGACATTCGTGAAGGGTATTGTGATTATTTCTCGACTGCACTGGTTATGATGGCGCGCTCCGAAGGGATCCCCGCTCGTTGGGTGAAAGGGTACGCACCTGGACAGCTTTCGCTGAATTCAGACATGCAGGCTCCCCGCCAACCTGGGGCTGAGATCGAGACAACTTACACTGTAACGAATGCAGACGCGCATTCTTGGGCTGAAGTTTATTTTGGCGAGTATGGATGGATTCCGGTTGAAGCGACGCCGGGCTTTGACATGCCGTTGCTCACGGAACAACCGGATGTACAGCCGGTAGATGAGCCTGAAGAACAACCTGAAGAGGAACCGGTAAAAGAGGAAGAGCAGACTCCTGCGCCTGAGCAGGCTTCATCCAGCATCCCGACTTTTGTAATCTGGGTTGCGGGAGCCATCATCGTATTGTGGGTGGCTTATATGTTCTGGCGAAATCGCCTCTCGCTTCGATTCTTCGTGCTTCGTCTGCGGACAGGTGGACCGTTAACCCCTGAACAAAAGGTAGTGGCAGAGACCGAACGCTGGATACGTTATGCGAAGCGCAAAGGATTGACCCGAAGCGGGGATGAGACACTTCGTGAATCGGTAACCCGCTGGAGCCAGCTGAAACCAGCTGCAGCAGCGACATTGCATGAACTTCTAGCGAAGTTTGAACAGACTCGCTATAGTCCAGCGTCTGTAACTGCAGACGATTGGAAGGCCGTCTATCAGACTGCTTCGAAGCTGCGTAAGGAACTTAAAGCGGAACGGGCGTAA
- a CDS encoding DUF58 domain-containing protein — protein sequence MCCLAYVLFQGGKTSLMLLSMVTLLCIYLAIAGFSGVRRTHGVRKLSSGQDHEELLHAGDQVQVQLSLNIPGFLPLPYVVVREMLHRHNGESWSFKESLIPSMRGYGELSFQTPPLERGKYVFSETECASEDIFGLIEHRGTFKAKGEFRVLPRTVFIPYWQLYDRKSRLSGPQTALTRSRRETTQINGVRDYVYGDRLSRIHWNATAKTGTWKSKEFEHESVPKTILVLDALSGSYEHGEAFELAVSTAASLLEYGTRERMGMGLLTLSEKTSFFAPSESPMERQKMIHHLVDIQYNGQENRLLPGVEKMSRQFPQGAYFVVISPQKDEKVLELLRWADTRGMTPCHILIEPTDSRRSSEWNAMLRGRGTRSFTVSHLQELPTVMGGGSV from the coding sequence ATGTGCTGTTTGGCTTATGTTTTGTTCCAGGGCGGGAAGACCTCCCTGATGCTGCTGTCGATGGTGACTCTGCTTTGTATTTACCTTGCGATTGCTGGTTTTAGCGGTGTACGTCGTACTCATGGCGTGCGCAAGCTCTCTTCTGGTCAGGATCATGAAGAGCTGCTGCATGCCGGTGACCAGGTACAGGTGCAGTTAAGTCTGAACATCCCGGGATTTCTGCCACTTCCTTATGTGGTTGTGCGCGAAATGCTGCATCGGCATAACGGCGAATCCTGGTCTTTCAAAGAAAGCCTCATTCCGAGCATGCGAGGGTATGGTGAATTGTCTTTTCAAACCCCGCCGCTGGAGCGGGGAAAGTATGTCTTTTCCGAAACGGAATGTGCCAGCGAGGACATCTTTGGTCTGATCGAGCATCGGGGAACGTTCAAAGCCAAAGGGGAATTCCGGGTGTTGCCGCGGACGGTATTTATCCCGTACTGGCAGCTATATGATCGCAAATCACGGTTATCCGGTCCACAGACGGCCTTGACCCGCTCGCGCAGGGAAACGACCCAGATTAACGGCGTGCGTGACTACGTTTATGGCGACCGACTTTCCCGCATTCACTGGAATGCAACGGCAAAGACGGGAACGTGGAAGTCCAAGGAATTTGAACATGAGTCGGTTCCGAAAACGATTCTGGTGCTGGATGCGCTGTCAGGCAGCTATGAACATGGTGAGGCCTTTGAACTGGCTGTGTCCACGGCTGCCTCGCTGCTGGAGTATGGAACAAGAGAACGAATGGGTATGGGGCTGCTGACACTGTCGGAGAAGACATCATTTTTTGCTCCCAGTGAAAGTCCGATGGAGCGGCAGAAGATGATTCATCATCTGGTAGATATCCAATATAACGGCCAAGAGAATAGGCTGCTGCCCGGTGTTGAGAAGATGTCACGTCAGTTTCCTCAAGGCGCGTATTTTGTAGTGATTTCTCCCCAGAAGGATGAAAAAGTTCTCGAACTGCTCCGATGGGCCGACACACGAGGGATGACCCCTTGTCATATTCTGATTGAACCCACTGATTCCCGCCGGAGTTCCGAGTGGAATGCGATGCTGCGTGGAAGAGGTACAAGATCCTTTACCGTTTCCCATTTGCAGGAGCTTCCAACGGTTATGGGGGGAGGTAGTGTATGA
- a CDS encoding AAA family ATPase — protein sequence MPVRKESIQIISAVRSNLESCIMGKSFEIQLLLTALLAGGHVLIEDVPGTGKTQLVKALSKSMRGEYRRIQCNPDILPSDITGVSVFHPRDERFYFRPGPVMTNILLADEINRATTKTQSALLEVMEERSVTVDGDTYDLPHPFMLCATQNPIDFEGTYTLPEAQLDRFMLKISLGYPDKDIEKTLLKQHQSGQPVDRLESVTHMDQISAIQQEIKEVFIGDPVMDYLLDVVRKTRSHPSVLLGASPRAAISFMMAVKAFAFLQERDYVLPDDVKTMAPYVISHRIVLRPESRLDSMSSEAVLKSVLQQVRVPVSMGQ from the coding sequence ATGCCTGTGCGCAAAGAGTCGATCCAAATCATATCAGCAGTTCGTTCTAATCTGGAATCATGCATAATGGGGAAATCCTTTGAAATTCAACTTTTGCTCACAGCTTTGCTTGCAGGCGGACACGTTCTGATTGAAGACGTACCAGGAACAGGCAAGACGCAGTTGGTTAAAGCGTTATCGAAATCCATGCGCGGAGAGTACCGCCGCATTCAATGTAATCCTGATATTTTACCAAGTGACATCACGGGGGTATCCGTGTTCCATCCACGTGACGAGCGCTTTTACTTCCGTCCAGGTCCGGTCATGACCAACATTTTGCTGGCAGACGAGATTAACCGGGCAACTACCAAAACGCAGTCCGCTTTGCTGGAAGTCATGGAAGAGCGCAGTGTGACGGTAGATGGCGATACGTATGATCTGCCTCATCCATTTATGCTCTGTGCAACCCAGAATCCAATCGATTTTGAAGGAACGTACACATTGCCGGAAGCGCAATTGGACCGGTTTATGTTGAAAATAAGTCTGGGTTATCCCGACAAGGATATCGAGAAAACGTTGCTGAAGCAGCATCAGTCGGGTCAGCCTGTTGATCGGCTTGAATCCGTAACCCATATGGATCAGATATCAGCCATTCAACAGGAAATCAAGGAAGTATTCATCGGTGATCCGGTCATGGATTATCTGCTTGATGTGGTTCGCAAAACTCGCTCCCACCCATCCGTATTGCTGGGCGCCAGCCCGCGGGCAGCCATTTCATTTATGATGGCCGTGAAGGCTTTTGCCTTTTTGCAGGAACGTGACTACGTGCTTCCGGATGACGTGAAAACGATGGCACCTTATGTCATCTCCCATCGGATCGTGCTGCGTCCCGAATCGAGACTGGACAGCATGAGCTCCGAGGCTGTATTAAAATCCGTACTTCAACAGGTTCGAGTGCCCGTCTCCATGGGGCAATAA
- the spoVAE gene encoding stage V sporulation protein AE has translation MQFLWAFIVGGLICVVGQLLMDGVKLTPAHTMSTLVVAGAVADAFGLYDPLVKFAGAGASIPITSFGNSLVHGALTELEKEGWIGVITGIFDLTAAGISSAIIFSFLAALVVRPKG, from the coding sequence ATGCAGTTTTTATGGGCATTTATTGTTGGCGGGTTGATATGTGTCGTGGGACAACTTCTGATGGATGGTGTCAAACTGACTCCTGCACATACAATGAGTACACTTGTTGTGGCTGGTGCGGTTGCGGATGCGTTTGGGCTGTATGATCCACTCGTCAAATTTGCAGGGGCAGGAGCTTCCATCCCCATTACCAGTTTTGGTAACTCCCTCGTGCACGGGGCATTGACGGAACTGGAGAAAGAGGGATGGATCGGTGTCATTACGGGGATATTCGATTTGACCGCGGCGGGTATTTCCTCAGCGATTATCTTTTCTTTTCTCGCGGCATTGGTGGTTCGGCCGAAAGGGTAA
- the spoVAD gene encoding stage V sporulation protein AD, which produces MKRLGQQTWQFENRPRIIGRSAVVGPDEGKGPLTSDFDYVYDNLEIGEKTWEKAERKLLEQASQMALINANITKEELQFFVGGDLMNQIISSSFSARKLGVPYLGVFGACSTSMETLALASLIVDSGAGDYVLAGTVSHNCTVEKQFRYPTEYGSQKPPYAQYTVTGSGCGVVSRTGEGPVVTKATIGRIMDMGIKDPFNMGSAMAPAAADTIVSHFRDTGLEPGYYDLIVTGDLASVGLPITKELLQKEGIPMEQTVFNDCGLMIYDREKQPYVVAGGSGCGCSATVTYGHILNRMQKGELNKVLVVATGALLSPLSYQQGESIPCIAHAVAIEKEG; this is translated from the coding sequence ATGAAACGCTTGGGCCAACAAACCTGGCAATTTGAGAACCGTCCACGGATTATCGGCAGATCGGCAGTCGTAGGACCGGATGAAGGCAAAGGGCCTCTAACATCAGATTTTGATTATGTGTATGACAATTTGGAAATTGGGGAGAAAACCTGGGAAAAGGCAGAACGCAAGCTTCTTGAACAGGCTTCCCAAATGGCATTAATCAATGCGAATATCACAAAAGAAGAGCTTCAGTTCTTTGTTGGTGGAGATCTGATGAATCAGATTATAAGTAGTTCCTTTTCTGCCCGCAAGTTGGGTGTACCCTATCTGGGGGTATTTGGTGCCTGTTCAACGTCGATGGAAACGTTGGCTCTCGCCTCACTCATTGTGGACTCGGGTGCAGGGGATTATGTACTCGCGGGTACGGTGAGTCACAACTGTACGGTGGAAAAGCAATTTCGTTATCCAACGGAATATGGTTCCCAGAAGCCGCCATATGCGCAGTATACGGTCACCGGTTCTGGCTGTGGTGTGGTTTCTCGTACCGGCGAAGGTCCTGTAGTTACCAAAGCGACTATTGGTCGAATTATGGATATGGGCATCAAAGATCCGTTTAACATGGGATCTGCGATGGCGCCTGCGGCAGCGGATACTATCGTTTCCCATTTTCGGGATACAGGGTTGGAACCCGGTTATTATGATCTCATTGTGACAGGCGATCTGGCATCCGTGGGACTTCCCATTACCAAAGAATTGCTGCAAAAAGAGGGTATTCCCATGGAACAGACGGTTTTCAATGACTGCGGACTGATGATTTATGATCGGGAGAAGCAACCTTACGTTGTCGCTGGAGGCAGTGGCTGTGGATGTTCTGCAACAGTGACTTACGGTCACATTTTGAACCGGATGCAAAAGGGTGAACTCAATAAGGTATTAGTGGTCGCTACCGGTGCATTGTTGTCTCCACTTTCATATCAGCAGGGCGAGAGCATTCCTTGTATTGCGCATGCCGTAGCCATAGAAAAGGAGGGATAA
- the spoVAC gene encoding stage V sporulation protein AC, with the protein MPAQTKGSSKKSSSSLSISEQEYKKVAKKHEPARPIWTNCIKAFFVGGFICVIGQAIQEAFMAGFDMTSKEAASPTVAVMILISVILTCLGVYDKMAQWAGAGTAVPVTGFANSMCSAALEHRAEGLVLGVGANMFKLAGSVIVFGVVAAFIVGIVYAILGFGGGHL; encoded by the coding sequence TTGCCAGCTCAAACTAAGGGTAGTAGTAAAAAATCATCATCATCCCTGTCCATCAGTGAACAGGAATATAAAAAAGTCGCCAAAAAACATGAGCCTGCCCGTCCAATCTGGACGAACTGTATTAAGGCATTCTTCGTCGGCGGATTCATCTGCGTCATTGGACAGGCTATCCAGGAAGCGTTTATGGCCGGGTTTGACATGACATCGAAAGAAGCTGCCAGTCCAACCGTTGCGGTCATGATCCTCATTTCAGTCATCCTGACTTGCCTCGGTGTCTACGATAAAATGGCACAATGGGCGGGTGCTGGAACGGCTGTCCCTGTCACCGGGTTTGCCAACTCCATGTGTTCGGCAGCACTGGAGCATCGCGCCGAGGGACTCGTGCTTGGGGTTGGTGCCAACATGTTCAAGCTGGCAGGCTCAGTTATCGTGTTTGGTGTCGTTGCTGCCTTTATCGTGGGGATTGTATACGCCATCCTCGGCTTCGGAGGTGGACATCTATGA
- a CDS encoding M42 family metallopeptidase yields the protein MNQKTLEMFRTLTEFPSVSGFERELRGWMKEQMSPYTDEFVQDRLGSLFGVLRGEESGPKVMVAGHFDEVGFMTTGITETGMIKFRPLGGWWSQAVLSQRLELITPDRRITGVVGSTPTHLLDESQRNKPVDLNHMYLDIGADNRAEAESWGIHPGMQIVPICEFTPMANPKKIMAKAWDNRYGVGLALELVEALHKEKLPNTLYCGATVQEELGLRGARTAANLIEPDIFFALDCSAANDMTGDKQSFGHIGQGALLRIFDPGMFTHRGIVEYVQDTASTNQIKMQYFISPGGTDAGAVHLSGIGVPSTVIGICARYIHTSSSIIHTDDYDAAKELLVKLVKGLDQTTLNTIIGNA from the coding sequence ATGAATCAAAAAACGTTGGAAATGTTTCGCACGTTAACGGAATTCCCTTCCGTTTCCGGGTTTGAACGCGAGCTTCGCGGATGGATGAAAGAACAAATGTCTCCTTATACGGATGAATTTGTCCAGGATCGCTTGGGCAGCCTTTTTGGCGTATTGCGGGGAGAGGAGTCCGGACCCAAAGTCATGGTTGCAGGTCACTTCGACGAAGTTGGTTTCATGACCACAGGCATTACGGAAACAGGCATGATCAAATTCCGCCCACTCGGTGGATGGTGGAGTCAGGCTGTGCTGTCTCAACGTCTGGAACTCATCACTCCGGATCGCCGGATTACAGGGGTTGTTGGTTCAACACCTACTCATCTACTCGATGAATCCCAGCGTAATAAACCGGTTGATCTTAACCATATGTACTTGGATATTGGTGCGGATAACCGTGCAGAAGCAGAGTCTTGGGGCATTCACCCGGGCATGCAGATCGTGCCGATCTGTGAGTTCACACCGATGGCTAACCCGAAGAAAATCATGGCAAAAGCATGGGATAACCGTTACGGCGTAGGACTTGCACTTGAGCTAGTTGAAGCATTGCATAAAGAAAAATTGCCAAACACCCTCTATTGCGGTGCAACAGTCCAAGAAGAATTGGGACTACGCGGTGCACGCACGGCTGCCAATCTAATTGAACCGGATATTTTCTTTGCACTGGACTGCAGTGCCGCGAATGATATGACAGGAGACAAACAATCATTCGGACATATTGGACAAGGCGCTTTACTGCGTATCTTCGACCCGGGCATGTTTACCCATCGTGGTATTGTTGAATATGTTCAGGACACAGCATCAACAAATCAGATCAAAATGCAATATTTCATCTCTCCTGGCGGTACGGATGCCGGAGCGGTTCATTTGAGCGGTATCGGTGTGCCTTCAACGGTAATTGGCATCTGCGCCCGTTACATTCATACTTCTTCTTCCATCATTCATACGGATGACTATGATGCGGCAAAAGAGTTGCTCGTGAAACTGGTGAAGGGTCTGGATCAGACAACACTGAACACGATTATCGGAAACGCGTAA
- a CDS encoding metal-dependent hydrolase, with the protein MMGRSHLIIGTTVSLSVLQLAGMTVTAPAVTVALIGSLLPDIDEPNSLLVSKALPNSLIRLLQTILLPVAVFVYFYVQAKPWNLLLAILIAMVSFLPSRSLRKVLMFAIGLGLVFYGHAFAPWNLIAGSLLMLCTTLTHRGLTHTLYGTAVWTGLLYSTTHLQGPEIWVAGGTAYVMHLLADSLTNRGIRPLPPLKWRIRINLMSTGTKHGAVVENVCIVLALILAWIAFSPLFL; encoded by the coding sequence ATGATGGGAAGATCCCACCTGATTATCGGGACCACTGTATCCCTCTCTGTTCTGCAATTGGCCGGTATGACTGTGACTGCACCGGCGGTTACCGTGGCTCTGATCGGTTCGCTCCTACCAGACATTGATGAGCCCAATTCACTATTGGTATCCAAGGCGTTGCCGAACAGCCTCATTCGGCTGTTACAGACAATTCTGCTGCCTGTCGCCGTATTTGTGTACTTCTATGTTCAGGCGAAACCATGGAATCTGCTGCTCGCGATTCTGATTGCGATGGTATCTTTCCTGCCATCCCGTTCCCTGCGCAAAGTGTTGATGTTTGCAATCGGATTGGGACTTGTATTCTATGGGCATGCATTCGCACCATGGAATCTAATTGCTGGCAGTCTGTTAATGCTGTGTACCACCTTAACCCACAGGGGATTGACACACACATTATATGGAACCGCCGTATGGACTGGGTTGCTCTACAGTACAACTCATTTGCAGGGGCCTGAGATCTGGGTAGCTGGAGGCACAGCCTATGTCATGCATCTATTGGCAGATTCGTTGACGAATCGCGGCATTCGTCCATTGCCACCACTCAAGTGGCGTATAAGAATCAATCTCATGAGTACGGGCACGAAACATGGTGCCGTTGTGGAAAATGTGTGCATTGTGCTGGCTCTTATTTTGGCCTGGATTGCATTCTCCCCTTTATTTCTGTAA
- a CDS encoding YfbR-like 5'-deoxynucleotidase, with amino-acid sequence MGIHTYFRSLNDLERIIRTPGKFKFEEHSVSAHSWKVVQYAKTLADIEEQHGVAIDWKKLYEITSSHDYGEIFIGDIKTPVKHYSLELRSMLQQVEEGMVEHFINENIPEEFQPIFRRQLREGKDNSVEGLILEVADKMDQVYEAFAELQRGNTEKEFIVMYRYALIKIKNIDLHCVHYFLEHILPDIIEEGNRSPFDIRQITEDALLQ; translated from the coding sequence ATGGGAATTCATACGTACTTTAGATCACTCAACGATCTCGAACGCATTATTCGTACGCCGGGGAAATTCAAGTTCGAGGAACACAGCGTATCCGCCCACTCCTGGAAAGTCGTGCAGTATGCCAAAACACTCGCCGATATTGAGGAACAGCATGGGGTCGCCATCGATTGGAAGAAGCTTTACGAAATCACCAGCAGTCATGATTATGGTGAAATTTTCATCGGTGATATCAAAACGCCGGTTAAACATTATTCACTGGAGCTTCGTTCGATGCTACAGCAGGTAGAAGAAGGCATGGTTGAGCATTTTATTAACGAAAATATTCCTGAAGAGTTCCAGCCGATTTTCCGTAGACAGCTGCGTGAAGGCAAAGACAATTCTGTCGAAGGACTTATTCTGGAAGTGGCAGACAAAATGGATCAGGTATACGAAGCGTTTGCTGAACTGCAGCGTGGCAATACAGAAAAGGAATTTATCGTGATGTACCGATATGCCCTGATCAAAATCAAAAATATTGACCTCCACTGTGTACACTATTTCCTCGAACATATTCTCCCCGACATCATTGAGGAAGGTAACCGCTCCCCATTTGATATCCGCCAAATCACAGAAGATGCTTTGTTACAATAA
- a CDS encoding response regulator transcription factor produces the protein MTYRTIIVEDEALIRRNVSRKFSELGTRFEVIGEARNGQEALELIEHTVPDLVVTDIQMPVMNGLELAKHLYFAYPHVKIVILSGHHEFEFARQAISYKVEDYLLKPLMEEQLRSLLDAMELKLGKAEDSLAHVSAMLDEQVKPEDIAEAVKLYLKQNYMHEITLQDMAGQMHFSVDYLGKCFKKVTGETPLKYMTGLRINEAKRMLAAFEDMDIKTVGKAVGYSDSHYFSRIFKNKTGLYPSEYRQRLQ, from the coding sequence ATGACATATAGAACCATTATTGTGGAAGATGAGGCGTTAATTCGCCGCAACGTGTCCCGGAAATTCAGCGAGCTGGGCACACGGTTTGAGGTTATAGGTGAAGCTAGAAATGGACAGGAAGCATTGGAACTGATTGAACATACAGTGCCTGATCTGGTCGTTACCGATATTCAGATGCCCGTCATGAATGGGCTGGAACTGGCGAAACATCTGTATTTTGCCTATCCGCATGTCAAGATCGTGATCCTTAGCGGCCACCATGAGTTTGAGTTTGCACGTCAGGCGATCAGTTACAAAGTGGAGGATTATCTGCTTAAGCCCCTCATGGAAGAACAGCTTCGATCGCTGCTGGATGCAATGGAATTAAAACTTGGCAAGGCAGAGGATTCGCTGGCACATGTTAGTGCAATGCTGGATGAACAGGTGAAGCCGGAGGATATCGCAGAGGCAGTCAAGTTGTATCTGAAACAGAACTATATGCATGAAATTACGTTGCAGGACATGGCAGGACAGATGCATTTTAGTGTAGATTACCTGGGGAAGTGTTTCAAAAAGGTGACGGGTGAAACCCCGCTCAAATACATGACAGGGCTTCGAATCAACGAAGCAAAACGCATGCTCGCGGCCTTTGAAGATATGGATATCAAGACAGTAGGTAAAGCGGTGGGATATAGTGATTCCCATTATTTTAGCCGTATCTTTAAAAACAAGACAGGACTGTATCCCAGCGAGTATCGCCAAAGGTTACAATAA